A portion of the Pseudomonas sp. GR 6-02 genome contains these proteins:
- a CDS encoding sulfite exporter TauE/SafE family protein, with the protein MLELAPLLVSALILGLLGGGHCLGMCGGLMGALTLAIPKEQRSRRLRLLLAYNLGRILSYAAAGLLIGLAGWAVANSPAAMFMRILAGLLLIAMGLYLAGWWSGLTRIESLGRGLWRHIQPVANTLLPVSNLPRALLLGALWGWLPCGLVYSTLLWSASQGNALDSALLMLAFGLGTWPVLLATGLAAERVTALLRKRSVRMTGGLLVMVFGIWTLPGPHQHWLMGH; encoded by the coding sequence ATGCTTGAGTTGGCGCCACTGTTGGTCTCTGCGCTGATCCTCGGCCTGCTCGGTGGCGGCCATTGCCTGGGCATGTGCGGCGGTTTGATGGGCGCGTTGACCCTGGCGATCCCCAAGGAGCAGCGCAGCCGACGCTTGCGCTTGTTGCTGGCCTACAACCTGGGGCGGATTCTCAGCTACGCCGCGGCCGGCCTGCTGATCGGCCTGGCTGGCTGGGCCGTGGCCAATAGCCCGGCGGCGATGTTCATGCGCATCCTCGCCGGATTGCTGCTGATCGCCATGGGGCTGTACCTGGCCGGTTGGTGGAGCGGCTTGACCCGCATCGAAAGCCTCGGTCGCGGCCTGTGGCGGCATATCCAGCCGGTGGCCAACACACTGTTGCCAGTGTCGAACCTGCCCCGCGCCTTGCTGCTCGGCGCGCTGTGGGGCTGGCTGCCGTGCGGGCTGGTTTACAGCACATTGCTGTGGTCGGCAAGTCAGGGTAATGCGCTGGACAGTGCGTTGCTGATGCTGGCGTTCGGGTTGGGCACCTGGCCGGTGCTGCTCGCCACAGGCCTGGCCGCCGAGCGGGTCACGGCGTTGTTGCGTAAACGCAGCGTGCGCATGACCGGCGGCTTGTTGGTGATGGTGTTCGGCATCTGGACCTTGCCGGGGCCGCATCAGCATTGGCTCATGGGGCATTAG
- the ccoS gene encoding cbb3-type cytochrome oxidase assembly protein CcoS, with the protein MPALYVMIPAALLIVAIAIYIFFWAVDSGQYDDLDGPAHSILFDDQDPKHTAAVDEASGHPAKPDDKAPPHA; encoded by the coding sequence ATGCCAGCTCTCTACGTGATGATCCCGGCCGCGCTGCTGATCGTGGCCATCGCTATCTACATCTTCTTCTGGGCGGTCGACAGCGGTCAGTACGACGACCTCGACGGCCCGGCCCACAGCATCCTGTTCGACGACCAGGACCCGAAGCACACGGCAGCGGTCGACGAGGCCAGCGGCCATCCGGCCAAACCCGACGACAAGGCGCCACCCCATGCTTGA
- the fnr gene encoding fumarate/nitrate reduction transcriptional regulator Fnr, translated as MSEPVKLRAHNQAHCKDCSLAPLCLPLSLNLEDMDALDDIVKRGRPLKKGEFLFRQGDTFDSVYAVRSGALKTFSLSDGGEEQLTGFHLPSELVGLSGMDTEKHPVSAQALETTSVCEIPFERLDELALQLPQLRRQLMRVMSREIRDDQQMMLLLSKKTADERIATFLVNLSARFRARGFSANQFRLSMSRNEIGNYLGLAVETVSRVFTRFQQNELIAAEGKEVHILDPIQLCALAGGSIEG; from the coding sequence ATGTCCGAGCCAGTAAAACTGCGCGCTCATAACCAGGCCCATTGCAAGGATTGCAGCCTGGCCCCTCTCTGCCTGCCACTTTCTCTGAATCTGGAAGACATGGATGCGCTGGACGATATCGTCAAACGTGGTCGCCCGCTGAAAAAAGGCGAATTCCTGTTTCGCCAGGGCGACACGTTCGATTCCGTTTATGCAGTACGCTCCGGCGCCCTGAAGACCTTCAGCCTGAGCGATGGCGGCGAAGAACAACTCACCGGTTTCCATTTGCCGAGTGAATTGGTCGGCCTGTCGGGCATGGACACCGAAAAGCATCCGGTCTCGGCGCAAGCCCTGGAAACCACTTCGGTGTGCGAGATCCCGTTCGAGCGCCTCGACGAACTGGCCCTGCAACTGCCACAACTGCGCCGTCAGTTGATGCGCGTGATGAGCCGCGAGATTCGTGACGATCAGCAAATGATGTTGCTGCTGTCGAAGAAAACCGCCGACGAGCGCATCGCCACCTTCCTGGTCAACCTGTCGGCCCGTTTCCGCGCCCGGGGCTTCTCGGCCAATCAGTTCCGGTTGAGCATGTCGCGCAACGAAATCGGCAATTACCTGGGCCTGGCGGTGGAAACCGTGTCCCGGGTGTTCACCCGCTTCCAGCAAAACGAACTGATCGCCGCCGAGGGTAAGGAAGTGCACATCCTCGACCCGATCCAGCTCTGCGCCCTGGCCGGTGGCTCGATCGAAGGCTGA
- the hemN gene encoding oxygen-independent coproporphyrinogen III oxidase, with product MLDAIRWDTDLIRRYDLAGPRYTSYPTAVQFDSQVGTFDLFHALRDSRKALRPLSLYVHVPFCANICYYCACNKVITKDRGRALPYLQRLEQEIQLIACHLDPMQKVEQLHFGGGTPTFLSHDELRQLMARLRKHFNLLDDDSGDYGIEIDPREADWSTMGLLRELGFNRVSIGLQDLDPAVQRAVNRLQSLEETRAVIDAARTLQYRSINIDLIYGLPKQTPENFARTVDEVINLQPDRLSVFNYAHLPERFMPQRRINSNDLPEPAQKLEMLQRTIEQLTAAGYRYIGMDHFALPDDELAIAQEESTLQRNFQGYTTHGHCDLIGLGVSAISQIGDLYCQNSSDLTQYQNALASAQLATARGLLCNADDRLRRAVIQQLICHFNLEFAEIEQAFNIDFRGYFGELWPQLQDMAKDGLIELDNERITVLPAGRLLVRSVCMVFDAYLEHTNRQRFSRVI from the coding sequence ATGCTCGACGCCATTCGTTGGGACACAGATCTGATCCGCCGTTACGACCTGGCGGGGCCGCGCTACACCTCGTATCCGACGGCCGTGCAATTCGACAGCCAGGTCGGCACCTTCGACCTGTTTCATGCCCTGCGCGACAGCCGCAAGGCGCTGCGGCCGTTATCCCTGTATGTGCACGTGCCGTTCTGCGCGAACATCTGCTACTACTGCGCCTGCAACAAAGTCATCACCAAGGACCGCGGCCGCGCCCTGCCCTATTTGCAGCGCCTGGAACAGGAAATCCAGCTGATCGCCTGCCACCTCGACCCCATGCAAAAAGTCGAGCAACTGCATTTCGGCGGCGGCACACCGACCTTTCTCAGCCACGATGAACTGCGTCAGCTGATGGCCCGGCTGCGCAAGCATTTCAATCTGCTGGACGACGATTCCGGCGACTACGGCATCGAGATCGACCCGCGCGAGGCCGACTGGTCGACCATGGGCCTGCTCCGGGAACTGGGCTTCAACCGGGTCAGCATCGGCCTGCAAGACCTTGACCCGGCGGTACAGCGGGCGGTCAATCGCCTGCAAAGCCTGGAAGAAACCCGCGCGGTGATCGACGCCGCCCGGACTCTACAATATCGCTCGATCAACATCGATCTGATCTACGGCCTGCCCAAGCAGACGCCCGAGAACTTCGCCCGCACCGTCGACGAAGTCATCAACCTGCAACCGGACCGGCTCTCGGTGTTCAACTACGCCCATCTGCCAGAGCGCTTCATGCCGCAACGGCGGATCAACAGCAACGATCTACCGGAACCGGCGCAGAAGCTGGAAATGCTCCAGCGCACCATCGAACAACTGACGGCCGCCGGTTACCGCTACATCGGCATGGACCACTTCGCCCTGCCCGATGATGAACTGGCGATTGCCCAGGAAGAGTCGACCTTGCAACGCAACTTCCAGGGCTACACCACCCACGGTCATTGCGATCTGATCGGTCTGGGGGTATCGGCCATCAGCCAGATCGGCGACCTGTACTGCCAGAACAGCAGCGACCTGACCCAGTACCAGAACGCTTTGGCGTCCGCGCAACTGGCCACCGCCCGTGGCCTGCTGTGCAATGCCGACGATCGCTTGCGCAGGGCGGTGATTCAGCAACTGATTTGCCATTTCAACCTGGAATTCGCGGAAATCGAGCAGGCCTTCAACATCGATTTTCGCGGTTACTTCGGCGAGCTCTGGCCACAGCTGCAGGACATGGCCAAGGACGGGTTGATCGAGCTCGACAATGAACGGATCACCGTACTCCCCGCAGGCCGACTGCTGGTGCGCTCGGTGTGCATGGTGTTCGATGCATACCTGGAACACACCAATCGCCAGCGCTTTTCACGAGTGATCTAA
- a CDS encoding adenine phosphoribosyltransferase, with amino-acid sequence MVIDSFDIKSLIRPVIDFPKPGVIFRDITPLFQSPKALRLVMDSFAHRYVEADFTHIGAMDARGFLIGSILAYQLNKPLVLFRKQGKLPADVLAEGYATEYGEAFLEVHADSLCEGDSVVLFDDLIATGGTLIAAANLVRRMGARVHEAAAIIDLPELGGSQRLEDMGIATFCLTQFALSDK; translated from the coding sequence ATGGTCATCGACTCCTTCGACATCAAATCACTGATCCGCCCCGTGATCGACTTCCCCAAGCCGGGCGTGATCTTTCGCGACATCACCCCGCTGTTCCAGTCGCCCAAAGCCCTGCGCCTGGTGATGGACAGCTTCGCCCATCGCTACGTCGAGGCCGACTTCACCCACATCGGCGCCATGGACGCGCGCGGGTTCCTGATCGGTTCGATATTGGCGTATCAGCTGAACAAGCCATTGGTGTTGTTCCGCAAGCAGGGCAAATTGCCTGCCGACGTGCTGGCCGAAGGTTACGCGACCGAATACGGCGAAGCCTTCCTCGAAGTCCACGCCGACAGCCTGTGCGAGGGGGATTCGGTGGTGCTGTTCGATGACCTGATCGCCACCGGCGGCACGCTGATTGCGGCGGCCAACCTGGTTCGGCGCATGGGCGCGCGGGTGCATGAAGCGGCGGCGATCATTGACTTGCCGGAGCTGGGTGGTTCGCAACGGCTGGAAGACATGGGGATTGCGACTTTCTGTCTGACGCAGTTTGCGTTGAGCGATAAGTAA
- a CDS encoding heavy metal translocating P-type ATPase codes for MTSPTPCYHCALPVPAGSRFTAAVLGDTREFCCPGCQAVAEAIVAGGLESYYQHRSEASANPEALPVQLVDELALYDRADVQQPFVRHEGELAETTLLMEGISCAACGWLIEKHLRSLPAVAEARLNLSNHRLHVRWADAQLPLSQVLSELRHIGYAAHPYQADRASEQLASENRLALRQLGVAGLLWFQAMMATMATWPEFNIDLSPELHTILRWVALFLTTPIVFYSCAPFFKGAMRDLRTRHLTMDVSVSLAIGSAYIAGIWTSITGVGELYFDAVGMFALFLLAGRYLERRARERTAAATAQLVNLLPASCLRLSADGQSERILLSELRVGDQVLVHPGAILPADGKILDGQSSIDESLLTGEYLPQPRTLGDAVTAGTLNVEGALTVEVLALGQDTRLSAIVRLLDRAQAEKPRLAEIADRAAQWFLLLTLIAVAAIGLLWWELDSSRAFWIVLAMLVATCPCALSLATPTALTAATGTLHKLGLLLTRGHVLEGLNQIDTVIFDKTGTLTEGRLALRSIRPLGALASDQCLSLAAALENRSEHPIARAFGRAPLAAEEVHSTPGLGLEGLVGAQRLRIGQPGFVCELSGAQVPMMPDEPGQWLLLGDSQGPLAWFVLDDRLRADAPALLAACKARGWRTLLLSGDSSPMVASVAAELGIDEARGGLRPDDKLQVLQQLHQEGRKVLMLGDGVNDVPVLAAADISVAMGSATDLAKTSADAVLLSNRLDALVQAFSLARRTRRVIIENLLWAALYNGLMLPFAALGWITPVWAAVGMSISSLTVVLNALRLTRLPSAPATSATPETRPLPA; via the coding sequence ATGACCAGTCCAACCCCCTGCTACCACTGCGCACTGCCCGTCCCGGCCGGTAGCCGCTTCACCGCCGCTGTCCTCGGGGATACCCGCGAATTCTGCTGCCCGGGTTGCCAGGCGGTGGCCGAGGCCATCGTGGCCGGTGGGCTGGAAAGTTATTACCAGCATCGCAGCGAAGCCTCGGCCAACCCCGAAGCCTTGCCGGTGCAGTTGGTCGACGAGTTGGCGCTGTATGATCGCGCCGACGTGCAGCAACCCTTTGTCCGTCACGAAGGCGAACTCGCCGAAACCACTCTGTTGATGGAAGGCATCAGCTGCGCCGCCTGCGGCTGGCTGATCGAAAAGCATCTTCGCAGCCTGCCGGCGGTGGCCGAAGCACGCCTGAACCTGTCCAACCATCGCCTGCACGTGCGCTGGGCCGACGCGCAATTGCCGTTAAGCCAGGTGCTCAGCGAATTGCGCCACATCGGTTACGCCGCTCACCCTTATCAGGCCGACCGTGCCAGCGAACAACTGGCCAGCGAAAACCGTCTGGCCCTGCGCCAACTCGGGGTCGCCGGGTTGCTGTGGTTCCAGGCGATGATGGCGACCATGGCCACCTGGCCGGAATTCAACATTGACCTCAGCCCCGAACTGCACACCATCCTGCGTTGGGTCGCGTTGTTTCTCACCACGCCGATCGTGTTCTACAGCTGTGCGCCGTTCTTCAAAGGGGCGATGCGCGATCTGCGCACCCGGCACCTGACGATGGACGTCTCGGTGTCGCTCGCAATTGGCAGTGCCTATATCGCCGGGATCTGGACCTCGATCACCGGGGTCGGCGAGCTGTATTTCGATGCGGTGGGAATGTTTGCGCTGTTCCTGCTGGCTGGGCGCTACCTGGAACGCCGCGCCCGGGAACGAACCGCCGCCGCGACCGCACAACTGGTCAATCTGTTGCCCGCCTCCTGCCTGCGGCTGAGTGCCGACGGCCAGAGCGAGCGGATTCTGCTCAGCGAGCTGCGCGTGGGCGATCAGGTGCTGGTGCACCCCGGCGCGATCCTGCCGGCCGACGGCAAGATCCTCGACGGTCAGTCGAGCATTGACGAATCCCTGCTCACCGGCGAATACCTGCCGCAACCACGAACCCTGGGCGACGCTGTCACCGCTGGCACCTTGAACGTCGAGGGTGCGTTGACCGTGGAGGTCCTGGCGCTGGGTCAGGACACGCGCCTGTCGGCCATCGTCCGCCTGCTGGATCGCGCCCAGGCCGAAAAGCCACGGCTGGCGGAAATCGCCGACCGCGCCGCACAATGGTTCTTGCTGCTGACGCTTATCGCAGTGGCCGCCATCGGCCTGCTCTGGTGGGAGCTGGATTCATCGCGAGCGTTCTGGATTGTCCTGGCGATGCTGGTTGCAACCTGCCCGTGCGCCTTGTCCCTGGCCACGCCGACCGCTCTCACCGCCGCCACCGGCACGCTGCACAAACTGGGGCTTTTGCTGACGCGCGGCCATGTACTGGAAGGCCTGAACCAGATCGACACGGTGATTTTCGACAAGACCGGCACCCTCACCGAAGGTCGGCTGGCCTTGCGTTCGATCCGGCCGCTTGGGGCACTGGCGAGCGATCAATGCCTGAGCCTCGCCGCCGCCCTGGAAAACCGTTCCGAACACCCGATCGCCCGGGCTTTTGGCCGCGCGCCGCTGGCCGCCGAAGAGGTCCACAGCACGCCGGGCCTGGGCCTTGAAGGCTTGGTCGGCGCGCAACGCCTGCGCATTGGCCAACCGGGTTTTGTCTGCGAGCTCAGCGGTGCTCAAGTGCCGATGATGCCCGATGAACCCGGCCAATGGCTGCTGCTCGGCGACAGCCAGGGACCACTGGCGTGGTTCGTCCTCGACGACCGTTTGCGCGCCGACGCCCCCGCTCTGCTGGCGGCCTGCAAGGCTCGCGGCTGGCGCACCTTGCTGCTGTCCGGCGACAGCTCGCCGATGGTCGCCAGCGTCGCCGCCGAACTGGGCATCGACGAGGCCCGTGGCGGTTTGCGTCCGGACGATAAATTGCAGGTGCTGCAACAACTGCACCAGGAAGGCCGCAAGGTGTTGATGCTCGGTGACGGGGTCAACGACGTGCCGGTGCTGGCCGCCGCCGACATCAGCGTGGCGATGGGCTCGGCCACCGATCTGGCAAAAACCAGTGCCGACGCGGTGTTGCTGTCGAACCGCCTCGACGCGCTGGTGCAAGCCTTCAGCCTGGCCCGTCGCACCCGTCGGGTCATCATCGAGAACTTGCTGTGGGCAGCGCTGTACAATGGCCTCATGTTGCCATTCGCCGCCCTCGGCTGGATCACTCCGGTGTGGGCCGCGGTCGGCATGTCCATCAGTTCGTTGACCGTGGTGTTGAATGCTTTGCGCCTGACTCGCCTGCCGAGCGCGCCAGCTACCAGCGCCACGCCAGAAACCCGCCCGCTGCCGGCCTGA